The genome window ACCTCCATCGTCTGTATCCTTTCATGATTCTAACAGGGCTATAATCTCCAGGTGCAGAAACGTCTGTTAAATAACTACCCGCTAACTGTTCAGGCAGAATGCTGGGGAGCTATCTATGTCATCTTTTTAGGCACTCGTTTTGCTAGATTGATTGCTCGTTTTAATAGTGCAATTATCTCTCAGAGGCACTTatgatgcatttcatttgactCGCCTGCTGAGTGTTGTTATCCTGAGTGACGTCCATCCAGATCTGACCAgcgttgttttgtttggagCCTGCATCGAAGGAGTGGTCCTCAGAGACAAGTCAGTACATCTGCTCTTGTATCTGATTGTATATATATTGATCCTGTTatgtgtgagaggaagagagtggtTATCAAGTTGTTATTCCACTGCAGGTTTGGAGACTCTGTTAAAGGGAATCTGGTGGTGGGGACCCTGGCGTGGCCCTCTCCCTGGGTCATTGTCATCGGGTCCTTCTTCTCAACATGCGGCGCTGGCCTCCAGTCGCTGACTGGCGCTCCCCGACTCCTGCAGGCGATCGCTAAGGACAACATCATCCCTTTCCTCCGGGTAAGAGCtgcaaacattcattttcattacagGGACTTCAGAGAGATGCTTATTTAAAGCCGGTTTATTCACACATGACCCGACCCAAAGTAGAAGGTACAACCCCGAGTCTGCTCTGAGATAAAGGTAGACTCGGCTTGGCTTACCGGTTTCTTTTTAGAGATCCTTTATTGCTTTGTTTAGGAAGAGGCTTCACCACTGTACAGATTTGAGAAACCAAACTTTGTAGCAAACTGAGtttctattttttgttgtttattgatgAATATTTGAAAGGCTGCTATTTTTAGTTAAACTGTTAGAAGTCAATCTTTTCTTGTAAAATACTCCTGTCTTTTATCTAAAAACCAGCAATCTGTTCATCTTCACAAATCCTGAAATTATAGTCTGACGTCAAAAGCAAATCAATATTTTAACTCTTTGTTGGTGGCAGGTTTTCGGCCATGGGAAGGCCAACGGGGAGCCGACCTGGGCCCTGCTGCTGACGGCCCTGATCGCTGAGCTTGGGATTCTCATCGCCTCGCTGGACCTGGTGGCTCCCATCCTCACAATGTATGTatatgacagctgtgtgtgtgtgtaaagtgtgtgtgtgtgtgtgtgcatggcaaGTATCTCactaattatttcttttttcatttcaggttCTTCCTGATGTGTTATCTGTTCGTGAACTTGGCCTGTGGTCTCCAGACCCTCCTGAGGACGCCCAACTGGAGGCCACGCTTCTCCTATTACCACTGGTACTaccacacacgcgcgcacacacacacacacacacacacacacacacacacagataaatactGACTTGTGCCTCTGGTGTGTCCAGGACCTTGTCATTTTTGGGGATGACGATCTGCCTGGCGCTCATGTTCATATCCTCTTGGTACTACGCaattgttgccatggtgatcgCCGGGATGATCTACAAGTACATTGAGTACCACGGGTACGTTGCCATGGAGATGCATTCTCCCTCACATGATAGTACATGTACAGCATGGTCAAGAGGTGgtgtgtgtaaaagtgtgtgtttagtgtctgtgtgtctgtttccagAGTCTATcactttggtgtgtgtgtgtgtgtgtgtgtgtgtgtgtgtgtctcaggggAGGTAACAGTAAATACCACAGagtgtattttttatgttttccatgcatctgtgtgtgtcagggcggAGAAAGAGTGGGGGGATGGGATCCGCGGTCTCTCGCTCAGCGCTGCCCGTTATGCCCTCCTGAGGTTGGAGGAGGGACCACCGCACACCAAAAACTGGAGGTACAGTCCTGAACAGTCCTGAACCCTGCTGACACAAAATTCATCATTACTGCACCTCAGCATACATGTCATTCACTACATAGAACTGCTTTACATCATCTGgatcatttttacatattataACATCGCCGTTTTGAGTGATTGCACTTCAACAAAATGCAGAATTTCTACTTACAGAAATCAGATGATAACTATGCTTATTGTGGTCATTTTTACACTGATAGAACCATTTTGAATGCACGTTCTGTTGGACCACTTGCAGTTATTCATTGTTGAAATCCACATCCATTAACCCACGCTCGTTCCTCTCCAGGCCCCAGGTGTTGGTCTTACTAAAACTGGACGAGGACGCCCACGTCAAGTCTCCTCGCCTGCTGACGTTTGCCAGCCAGCTGAAGGCGGGAAAGGGCCTGACCATCGTCGGCACGGTCGTCTCCGGCAACTTCCTACAGAGCTACGGAGAGGCCCTCGCCGCTGAGCAGGTGGGAACTATTGACTTGGtgttcctctttgtgtttcattgatTAGATGAAAGAACGAAATATTCTATGTTTCTTGTCTCCTGTTTCAGACTCTGAAACACCTGATGGATAAGGAGCGTGTGAAGGGCTTCTGTCAGTGCATCGTGGCTCAGAAGCCGCGGGAAGGCATCAGCCACATGATCCAGTCCAGCGGCCTGGGAGGAATGAAACCCAACACGGTGGTGATGGGCTGGCCTCACGCCTGGAGGCAGAGCGAGGACCCCCAGTCCTGGAAGACCTTCATCAGTGAGTCAAGCAAATCTAAAccacactctttttttcttttttctgtccctTATCTCAGAGGTTTTGGTTTCAGAGTTGGCAGACTAACAGcgccctctctcttccctccagaCACAGTGCGGGTGACCACAGCAGCTCACCTCGCCCTGCTGGTGCCCAAAAACATCTCTCTGTTCCCCAGCAACAGCGAGCCCTGCACCGAGGGCTACATCGACGTCTGGTGGATCGTCCATGACGGCGGGATGCTcatgctgctgcccttcttgCTGCGCCAACACAAGGTAAGAGCGCTTCTCCCCTTTTCTACGTTTTTTAGTCTGTTTTTAATTGTCTCTCCTGCATCGCTGCATCTCTAATCGCTTTGTCTGActgttctctcctcctcaggtgtGGCGTAAGTGTGGGATGCGAATCTTCACAGTGGCTCAGATGGAGGATAATTCCATCCAGATGAAGAAGGATCTGGCAACCTTCCTCTATCACCTACGCATCGAGGCTGAGGTGGAAGTGGTTGAGATGGTACGCTGCTCACACTGAGgacatttttacttgttttgATTGTGAAATATTATCAGCATGATCATTACCAGTTGGGTCGGTTTGTTCTAGAGATTATGAAGCAGAAAATAGATTTATGACTATTAGATTTCCAGCAAAGTGTATTGTTTCAGTGCactaatgtcattttaaatgataaaaaactgttaaatgttcttttcaaGACATTTCAAACATCCTCACATCACTCACAAACAAATTCCTTAACAGTTATCTAACAGTGTAACTCTCCTCGTCTCTGTCATCGTTTTcttatctcttcctctctctcgccTCCTCTCAGCACGACAGCGACATCAGCGCCTACACCTACGAGCGGACCCTGATGATGGAGCAGAGGTCTCAGATGCTCAGACAGATGCGACTCTCTAAATCCGACCGGGAACGAGAGGTAATCCTTGCTCTGACTGTGCGTGTGAAGCCAGGGCGTAGATTTGCTTATGGACAGCCAAGACAGTAACTAGATCACTGAATTGTCTCCACCAACAGTTTTCTGCTACACGTCTTTAGCAATGACCTTACCTCGTCTGCTTTGTTTGTGATTGTCGTGCATCATTTTATCAGGGAAACCCtggtagcagcagcagtaggcAGGAGGCAGGTGGAGCTACAAGGTCTCAGGTGAGGTCAGTGGTTATGGGCAGCTGTGAGTTGATGAGTTTTAGTGTAAACTGTAGAGGCTATTTAAACTTAGTTgaatagagagaaaaaagcaaaagcacacTGTCTTTTTGTAAAACTGTTAGAAAGTGATTTACTGTATTGTGGAAATCTTATTGTTGTCTCAgatttaatataaaaaatatatgttgtgATAttgactattattattattattattattattattattattattattattattattattattattatgcccCTGTTTTGGGCAAATTATTCAAGTTGACAAatgatggaaaagatgtttccGTATATTGGCTTTAAgatattttgtttctttcatgatttccacattaaacacaaagttaaaaaGGGGGTTTTAGACTTCACTAGATCTACTCATAACCAAAGATCAAGTTATGTGAGAGGAACATTTGATACGCGTCTGAGAGCAGGATGATTATTTGGGCTAGGAGTTTAATAGGAataaagatttcttttttttttactctatttGATGAGTTTTAGTAGGAACACCGTCTCTGTTCAGTTTCATTGTTAAAGTTCATGTCATGTCCTTCCACCTCTGGTCTCCTCAGCGGGTACGCTGGAGTTTTGATGACGTAAGTTTACCGGTTAAACGGTAGTGAAGCGTCGGCAGTCTGATGTAGAGCAGTTTAGACGTAGTGGCCATAGATCAGTGAACACCTCCTGAGTCCttcagagaaagacacaaagtCTGGATGGTTTGAGTCGGCCTGTAAACTCCCGGTGCTCATTTATCAATCTGTTCGATTCACCAGTACAACGACATGGCTGCTACAAACCATCCAGTAATCTGGTGATTTATAttcatgattcattttcattttatcatttcttttaatttctaTCATTCTTACTtgaaatgttcagtttcagCACTTTATCTGAAGGATTCaataatttaatacatttagttCACAAAGTTGTCATACATGCTGATCTGAGTCAaatgtgcgttttttttttttgttctttattttttactaaACAATCTTTTCTCTGAAtggactgattttaaaaagagcaGTGAAGACAGTTCACTGCTGTTATTGGCTCTCCATCCActattcttcttcctctttcttctaCTACTTACTTCTGCTACTGCTTCTTCTTCgtctactttttttcttttttccctcaggttctcctttcttcttctacatCTTCCtgtgcttcttcctcttcttcgtcagcttctcctctttcttcatctcttcctcgttcttttttctttttctcttttccttcaactcctcttcctcagtttcttctccttcacctcatTCGTCataatcttcttcttcttcttcttcttcttcttcttcttcttcttcttcttcttcttcttcttcttcttcttcttctccttctccttctcgcTGCTCACTTCTGAGTCTCAGTAGCCATTTGACTCTGGTCTCTCCAGGAAAGAGGCACTAATGTCGTTGTGTCCCTGTAGTTAACCTGCTAGAGTATCTCCAGCCTGTGTTATTTATTAGCAGGTTAGGTGACCTTGTGTTGTCTGTAGGTGTATCTTTCCCCCAGGTTCAGGAATACTGGAGTCCTCAGCTCAAACACCTCCaaaggaaacacagacagacaggtacaaagggacagacagaaagagagagagagagagagacaggaggatggatggatagatagatagaaaactttatttatccccgAGGGGAATAAGTCATCATAGCAGCAGTACAAATAGAATCAAACTGTAAGGAAAGAGTCGGGGAAGGGAGAGCAGCGAGAGGGAGGCATGGAATAATCTTGTGAAACGgtttgagatgagatgagaaacaACGTGTTCGTGTCTCTGTATCGTATCAGGCCCAGCTGGTGAAAGACCGCAACTCCATGCTGCGGCTGACGAGCATCGGCTCGGACGACGACGACGACACCGACGGCGGTGAGCGAGACAGGCCTGCGAGCGGCGGAGGCGGCAGCTCCGAGCATCACCGTCGAGTTCAGATGACCTGGACCAAAGAGAAGACCTCGCAGTACCGAGCCACGCACTCCGGCTGCTCCACACCCGAAGGCTTCAGAGACATGCTGAGCATCAGGCCGTGAGTGGAGACAATCGATTCAGAGCGGCGTTCTCTGCCATCGTGGTTAATTTTCTGTTAAACGTGTCTCGCTTTTCTTCAGGGACCACTCCAACGTCAGGAGGATGCACACCGCCGTCAAGCTCAACGAGGTCATCGTCAACAAATCCCACGACGCCCGACTCGTCCTCCTCAACATGCCGGGACCCCCCAGGAACCCCGACGGAGATGAAAACTGTATCCTCAACACTGAGAGTTCTACATTTTCACTTATTCCACCAGATTAGAGAGTCATTTCAGCACGTTTGAGTCTTCCTCAATCCTGCATTgtttctaatggccagcagggggaaACTCCACCGGTTGAAGAAAGAAGTCAGATCATATGTGTTCTGATGAGAAAACTGATTAATGACCACAGTAAACAatttcctgatgagtttatggtctcaatctctagtttcaagtcttcttcaacacagctagatgttcatttagtaaattatggtcccatttagagtaaaatagatgatTAAAAGGGTATGATTGTTctcaggttctcagtcagatccaatcaagGAACCTAcaaaagaaggaagggtcaATATGTCACTTAATCTcactttggtgccagactgtggtgaccGTGGTATTGAAGTCTGtgggagatgcatggagaaacacactcaAACCCAACATGCCGCACAGAACAACATGTCAATAAGAAAATCCTGGAGGCATttcccatagacttcaatacagctaACCCCACGGTCTGGCATCAAAGAAAGTATGGGTGACATAATGACCCttccttaattttttttgtttttaggctCCTCCCCAGATCCTCCTTCTGACCAAAAATGGTTAGTTATGGatgaaaaaacaagatggtgacTGTCAGAATATCAAGCTCGAGGCTTCAAAATGGTCGTCCACAAACCAACAGGTGATGTTACGTTGAGTTTACACGTATACatagttttgtttctgtgctggTCGAGTTTTCATTCCCAACGTCGTACGATCCTTAACTTCCCGACCAGACATGGAGTTCCTCGAGGTTCTGACCGAAGGGCTGGAGCGCGTCCTGCTggtcagaggtggaggaagtgaaGTCATCACCATCTACTCCTGATTGGACGAACAGAGAAAGCGATAAAGAGGCAACCGATCACGCAGAAGTGAAGCGAAGGGAGACTTGAGGGAAGAACCCTGTGAGCTCTGGGGGACATGGGCTCCTAAAAAGAGAGAGACCGTCATTGGCTGCAGCGTCAGTCATCACGCCCGACACGCACCCCCCCACAGCCCTTTTCCTCTCATCTTTACACTTTTCTGTCATGACAAGAGTTTCCATTCCACTACTGTCAAGCTACAGAAATGCCAACACAATTCCAcgaacaagcaaaaacaaactagCGCGATTAactgtatgcgtgtgtgtgtttgtgtgtgtttgtgtgtgagagtcatCCACCTGAAGGAGGTTTGGTTTTGTTGGAGAAAGGGACCAGTGttgtgtcaggtgtgtttggggCGGTGGACCAGCGAATGAGAAGATTTTGTGAGGCGTCCCAGAAAACGGAGCGTTCGTTCCACTGACGAGACTCAGGGTTGCTTTTTGTACAGAATGAATCGTGGAAGCAGATGTGAGTGTTTTGAGAGTCGGCTGAATGTCTgaactgagtgtgtttttgttttttttcctcctttatgTTTACTCCAATTCTACGTTTAAAAACTGGAACATTAACACCTCGAGTTTGAAACCCGCTCGGTGGTTCATTTGAGGAAAATCTGCAAGTTTTTGTGCCGAGATCAAAGGAAGAATTACGGTTATCATGTAAGTGCATATCAGTCCTGGTTTCCGTTCTTACCTCAGAATTTGTTTTATCAATGGTGAAGTTCAAAGTTGAGTGACACTCAATTAGTTACAAattcttctgtttgtctgaacTTGCTGCTATTTCTCAGAATCTTCTCCCCTGTGTGGAGGCCCATTTTAACCAGCTAAAGTAAACAAAGCATAAAGGAGAAGTTAGTcgtgataaaataaaactgcacaaacattttaattattatcaCTGATTCTCTAAATTTGGATTTATCTCATGATTTTGATGATAAATTTCACCTCCAAAGTTAAAatgttggattttattttttctttattattattagagaGTAcgtaaaaacaaaagtgcttACTTGGTtagttccattttttttttagatagttttattatttaaggTTTATAAGAAAAGTCGACTATTTGATGGAATTTCTAGATTTAAACATACCAAGTCAAACTTCTGCGATAAATCaaaattatttgattaaagtCTCTCtgtcaaaatgacaattttgtatattttgacTTTCTAGGGCAAAATTATTGATAAATCTCTTTCTTGATGATTTCCCTAAAATGATGGGACAGTTGTGTAAAAAGTATAAGATTGAAAGTCAAAATTGTGACTTACAACGCctttaattataattattagaGTAATTTTGACTGACTCAGGTCAAATTTAAGACATTAAAGGTCCactgataagaaaaaaaggctaATAATTAGACAACATTTCTGGATTTTGACATACAAAGTCAAGGAAATTAAAAGGGAAGAAAGACACATGACTTATCTCGGCAAAATGATTATAGATAATGTCAAAAAGATTGAAATTATGAGCAAATACATTAGAAGTTTTATGTAAAAAGTTAATTATTTTACTTGAATCACTCATACCTtcatcataataatgatgataataattataataataataataataatgaaaaattgtaattttttaCTCAAATGGATAAAAGGTCACATTTAAGTATCTCTAATTTTTACAAAGTCACCATCTTTGTATCTTTTCTTGGtagaaatgggcttccatacaCCCGCTGCTCCACAATCTGCCGCTAACAAATGACGGAAATGATTTACAATTAAAGCAACACATATCGTTATCTGCAGACAATGTGAAACACGGGCAGTGCGCTCTGCTGTCATGAAGAGAGGGCGGCTGTCTCTATGCACCACATTTAACGCATTTGTGATGTCAATGGAGATCCGCTGCTGATGAGGAAACTGTCGGCGGTCGTCTTCTCTGTGTCGTGCCATAAACTGGCCCCGTGTTGGACTGCATGTGAGGAGTCACGTTAGTGTTAGAGACTGGAAAGATTGTAAGAATTTGAAAGTCAGTATTGTTAGACGCACTCGAGAGAACCACTGCACTGCATGCTGTCAGATGTCACTttgaaagaagtgtgtgtgtgtgtgtgtgtgtgtgtgtgtgtgtgcgcatcgTATGAATGACTGTATCTGGTGTTCTCCATTCCTTCTGATGAGAATACCGGCTCCTCTGTGTGGTGTGAGCTCGTGCCCTGAAACTCTTCACCTCATCATACACCCGAACTAAACCTGCAGACATCCTGCTTTACGTGtgtctgaaagagagagagtgtgtgtgtgtgtgtgtgtgtgtgtttgtgtgtgagcttgtTGCTAAGGTACGGAGCTGTAATCTAGAGGTGTTTGATTCcacattttatgctttttgttctttttcttttttctttttttttttacagtgttatcGTGCAGGGATTCTTTTACGTTCATTGTTATTTCCTAAACATTGTGTTCTTGCTTGtacataaagacaaaaaaagatcccaagttttatctttttttaattacattaatataaaaaaaaggaatcataAAAAactttgcttgaaaaattacgggaataaataaagcaattttGAAGGAAAAGTTACAATATTTGTGATCCTTTTTGTTTAAAcgcatgtctgtttttgttggctGATAATTGGTATTATCATTTATTAGTAATTATTATCAGGACACTTGGATTAATAATATCCAATTGTTTTGATAAATACTCACATTTATAAGGCTAGATTGTGATTAATTTAACAGCTGTTGCAGTTATTTATGCTGTGATTGACTCGATTACTTTGATTATCAAAatcttgtatttatttgttgatCAGCTTATTGATAAATCACTAAAAGAGACTAAGTTAATTGTATTTGAGGCCACTTTTTACATACAGTGAGAGCATGATGGAAAATGGCGACCCATATTTTTAAGGTAACACTAAATAACTATATTAAAGTTCATCAAAAAGCACAAAGGGCAGATTTTCATGATAAAAACATAATGGCTGTCTAATTGTAATGTTCATCGCTGAAAGTAGCTTAtcaagtattttaaaaataacacttttagCAAACtacagaaatgtaataatatcaTCAGGGAAACAATTGTATGTTGCTTCATTTGTTAATTTAgtatgataattattattatactattTTGAATTCTAACCTTTTATTCATAAATACAAATGGTGTTTCAGTcaaaaattatattaaaatatatctgCCTTTTATTTTGGAACGACGACGTCTCTTCTCTGCGTGATGAGGTCACTTCCACTTGTACGTACAATCCGGAAGCCGGTCCCCTGTTGTGATATTTGAGGAAATCAATTCTGGGCGAAGTTCACTTGCAAAAgtgggacaaaaaaacaaaaaagcaaaacattgaTCAGGTTTTCGGGGGTGAGCATGGAGGTAAGAGTGGTTAGCTTTAGAAACTTTTGTCATAATAAAAGGATCACATTTGTCTTCGTGTGATGATCCACTTGTACACACGATCTTTGGTTGTCACAAACACAACGATGGCCCCGTGAGGAGCGGATCACCCGGCTGTCACAAGCGTTAGTCCTTAATTAAATCCGTTAATTTAACCTCACCTcgtctttttctgtttaatcaCCTATACTTAGAGATTTTGGGTCAAACAAATCCCTCCTGGTGCTTAATTTAAAAACTCATACGCTTAAGTAAAGTGTTAAAATCATTCACTCGGCACTGGAAGTCTTAATACAGACGTTAAATATAACTCTccacatgttttaaatgttatcgTGTTATcggtaaatgttttatttaagaaATAAATGTCCCTGCGCTTCGCAAGAGGATTTCAATGGACCGAACCATTGGAGAGAACAGGGGGTTAAACAAACCGTTAAAAAGCTAAAACTACTGAAATTTAATTATTAAAACGTTTAAATAATCGATTTGTTGATTTAATTATGTGTCTTTGGCAGATACACTCCATGttagaattttatttttactgtttaaGCTACAAAAATCATCAGTGCGAAGTTGTGTCATTATCGGCTGGATCCATGTTAAAGACCATGACAGGCAGCTTCCTGtcgctttcaaaataaaaccaggaATCAGCAGATCTTTCAATGTTACGtaatttttaatatatatatatatatatatatatatatatatatatatatatatatatatatatatatatatatatatatatatatatatattaaagagTTATAGTTATAGTTTCATATTTAGTTGTTTCATATCATTTAGTTTCATATTTAGTCGGACAATTTACAACGATGTAAAACGTAACGTTAAGAGTAAGACCAGCTGATGTTTTACAGGTGATGGGAATGTAACAACCGTGGATAGGAACAAATACAGCTAAATTTGCTGTGATGAGAAAGATACAAGAATTGTGTCTGTACGACTACAGAGACAAACATAAGAGTTATGAATAATGTACTATAATTAATGTACAATTAAATACTGTGTAGTACAGGCAAACCTGTATtgtaaactttaaaacatttgttttctataTCGTGTATATATATGACCTCAAACATATTTACGTATATACCGCAAATTCGTGTTACTCATTTGTCAACATATGCACCAAATTATGTGTTCAGCTAAATGTGTCCAATAGTGTagtttttctggctttattttgaaatctccatCCCTCAACATCCGGCGCTAGCCTCGATTAGCTTGACTCTTTCCGGTGATCCCATCCGTCAGGGATCCGTGGCGCCGGATCCATTGAGCAGCCTGGCCCGGGCCAACACGAAGCGATAACGGGGACTCGGCCAGCCTCCCTTCCCTGTCAGACACCTTGAGCACGATCATTGTCGTTTTCGGGGACCTCTCGAGCGGCGCCGATACATTAATTTAGCCGCGTTTAGCTAGCTAGCCGCGGCCGTTGGTTGAATGTAACGTTTGAGGTCCGACAGACAAACGGGCGCCAGGCTGCTCGTGAAGTGAGGAGCACTGCAGCCTTGCGTCAAAGCCAGCTAAAGCTAAACCGTGGTAGGACAAGTCAGCAGTAAAAGACCGGCACCAGCCACGTTACCTCGgtagccagccagccagccaaccagccagcaGACAGGTTATTTTTGGCACGGTTTGCCTTCGTGCACATGCTCCGCTTTAGTCGCGTATGCTAGCCCAGCCAACATCTGTCAGCGTTAGCCCCTTACAATAGAAATATCGTTCAGGTTAACTAACGCTGACTCCATTCACTAGCTACAGCTGACACCACTTAAACCACGCATCTTTAAACtcagatttagaaaaaaaagattataaaaaGGTAGGAAATTTCCTGTCAACTGCGTAACAACGTGATTTGAAGAGGGGGCCTCATAGCTAACATATGAGGCCCAGCTGAAAAGATGGACCTGAATTTTTATTCGGATTTGACGGACGGTACCGGGCAGCACGACGGGGACCCAGAGTTCCTGGACCCGCAGTCGTTCAATGGATTTGACTCTGACAACAAGGTGACTCCATCTCACGAAGTGGGACAGATGGAGACGATGTCAAATTCATGCAtttgggtttgtttatttaaactgaagaagaaggggggggggaagccTGTCAGTAAACGCATCACAATGTGTAGATATAACCCAGTTCTCTTTTAAAGTCaaaaaaggaagatgaagaagaaaaacctcTAACAGTATCTTCCCCTAACTTGTGCTCCTTTATGTTCCAGTTCCCTGGAGGAAGTGACAACTACCTGACGATATCTGGGTCCAGCcaccccttcctctcctcctcagaggtAAGTTAGGCCTTCACACCCACAACACATGACATTAGAATTTCTCCCAGACAggtctttttgttttactgctctggagcccccccccctttttttcttttactgtggACAGATGTTTTCGGCTTACAACCATGCAGAATCACATCTGTAGCGATGCACATTGGAGTCACAGAGCTAACGCTGCATTCAAGTCACATCTGAGTTTCCAACTCGTAGGTGGTGTTTGAttaaaaggggcactgtgtggtTCGGGAGAGTAAATTCAAGAGGAAATGATACAAAGTCTTTCCATaagtgaaaaaacaagctgttctcaggggaagGTAATGAATAAACGTACGGTTTTGAACCGCCACAGTTCCCGGTGGTAAGAGGAAACACATATTAAAGGGGGAACAGAATTTGACACAACATCGGAGCGCTCCACTGAGTGAATGCCCGTTAACGCTTGTTTTATCTCTCGCCTCCAACACCAGCGGGGTTCTTTCTCTTCACACATCTACTCCAGTCATTCCACCGTCACCTGGGGATGGTGACCGGGTAAAACGATGCCACTTCCTGTCTCGGTTGCACAAACAGAAGACACACTTCCTTTGTGCCGTAATTTGACCGTTGATTTCAGGGAACAATCCGGCCTGGTGTCAGGACAAATAGCCTAGTGAAGGAGAGGTTTATAGGAACCAACctgacacctgaacacacccAGAAAGTCCTCGGCAATGCTGAGAGTAACCTTCATCCGAGTGATCAGTTCAGACATCACCAGCTGTTTGATGCTTAGCTCTGTGACTCGAATGTTGAGGCGCCAAATCGGCATCAACCATgttcatctttttaatttttctttcagCATACATAATGATAAAAGATGCCATTACAAGT of Acanthopagrus latus isolate v.2019 chromosome 10, fAcaLat1.1, whole genome shotgun sequence contains these proteins:
- the LOC119027141 gene encoding solute carrier family 12 member 6-like isoform X2 gives rise to the protein MASVRFTVTPTKAEDLPGLSDTSPDISSRSGARVRFGSRESVNRSDPLSEVSGGGTAGGGGDTPEHSSVDQGDGNSKISSVYINNTHGVDDDDFYDRNLALFEEEMDTRPKVSSLLNRLANYTNLTQGAKEHEEAESIGEKKKASKSPQMGTFMGVYLPCLQNIFGVILFLRLTWVVGNAGVLQGLCIVFICCCCTMLTAISMSAIATNGVVPAGGAYFMISRSLGPEFGGAVGLCFYLGTTFAGAMYILGAIEILLMYIAPKAAIFESKHPEGEGAAMLNNMRVYGSICLLLMSLLVFVGVKYVNKLASIFLACVIVSIVSIYVGALVSAFKPPQFPVCMLGNRTISGHEIDDNKCAKFIQLQIKEPERVETNFTITNENGTVGPTFDPSPVPALVNETTSIWKLFCEGPELNASCDKYFNSNTFSEIAGIPGLASGVISENLWSAYLSKGDVVEKGSLESSLDAHPASTHQPYVFADITTSFTLLVGIFFPSVTGIMAGSNRSGDLKDAQRSIPIGTILAILTTSIVYLTSVVLFGACIEGVVLRDKFGDSVKGNLVVGTLAWPSPWVIVIGSFFSTCGAGLQSLTGAPRLLQAIAKDNIIPFLRVFGHGKANGEPTWALLLTALIAELGILIASLDLVAPILTMFFLMCYLFVNLACGLQTLLRTPNWRPRFSYYHWTLSFLGMTICLALMFISSWYYAIVAMVIAGMIYKYIEYHGAEKEWGDGIRGLSLSAARYALLRLEEGPPHTKNWRPQVLVLLKLDEDAHVKSPRLLTFASQLKAGKGLTIVGTVVSGNFLQSYGEALAAEQTLKHLMDKERVKGFCQCIVAQKPREGISHMIQSSGLGGMKPNTVVMGWPHAWRQSEDPQSWKTFINTVRVTTAAHLALLVPKNISLFPSNSEPCTEGYIDVWWIVHDGGMLMLLPFLLRQHKVWRKCGMRIFTVAQMEDNSIQMKKDLATFLYHLRIEAEVEVVEMHDSDISAYTYERTLMMEQRSQMLRQMRLSKSDREREGNPGSSSSRQEAGGATRSQAQLVKDRNSMLRLTSIGSDDDDDTDGGERDRPASGGGGSSEHHRRVQMTWTKEKTSQYRATHSGCSTPEGFRDMLSIRPDHSNVRRMHTAVKLNEVIVNKSHDARLVLLNMPGPPRNPDGDENYMEFLEVLTEGLERVLLVRGGGSEVITIYS